From one Alosa alosa isolate M-15738 ecotype Scorff River chromosome 5, AALO_Geno_1.1, whole genome shotgun sequence genomic stretch:
- the adra1aa gene encoding LOW QUALITY PROTEIN: adrenoceptor alpha 1Aa (The sequence of the model RefSeq protein was modified relative to this genomic sequence to represent the inferred CDS: inserted 1 base in 1 codon; deleted 1 base in 1 codon; substituted 2 bases at 2 genomic stop codons), which yields MCVCVCVFACPPVMPEPSEQMVVFGGTMAPDLPLQTNCSSNCSLQGASSSPPELDLPKAVVLGLVLAVFIVFGVLGNILVILSVACHRPMRTVTHVFIVNLAVADLLLSSLVLPFSAVFEILGRWVFGRPLCDVWAALDVLCCTASIMSLCVISVDRYIKASYLAXAISSARTELAXCLAVWALSVTISIGPLFGWKEPAPEDETVCKITEEPAYAIFSAMGSFYIPLVVILAAYCRCMPQDSWCCEGRRFSAAEHAESMKKPAALAHRGNTAVSGDAGAWQPTHIAPRLPAREXRVRRLGIVVGCFVLCWLPFFLVLPISSIFPAYRPSDTVFKITFWLGYFNSCINPLIYPCSSQEFKKAFLSLLGAACMKRHAGRPLPHAHGHASPLGRPHHSTLSLAADGRTTPRLSATSSLALSRTPSSRDGADWSAACGEGGGGRSGGGTVGVRAAGLCSKSLLRTCCCLGTHTHTHTHTQRPEATHTPANNALPVIKIHKLSLCENGDSV from the exons atgtgtgtgtgtgtgtgtgtgtttgcatgtccgCCTGTCATGCCTGAGCCCAGCGAGCAGATGGTTGTCTTCGGGGGGACCATGGCCCCTGACCTCCCCCTGCAGACGAACTGCAGTTCCAACTGCAGCCTGCAGGGGGCGTCGTCGTCGCCACCAGAGCTGGACCTGCCCAAGGCGGTGGTGCTGGGCCTGGTCCTGGCCGTCTTCATCGTCTTCGGCGTGCTGGGCAACATCCTGGTCATCCTGTCGGTGGCCTGCCACCGGCCAATGCGCACGGTCACGCACGTGTTCATCGTGAACCTGGCGGTGGCCGACCTGCTGCTCAGCTCCCTGGTGCTGCCCTTCTCCGCCGTCTTCGAGATCCTGGGCCGCTGGGTGTTCGGCCGTCCGCTCTGTGACGTGTGGGCGGCGCTGGACGTGCTGTGCTGCACGGCGTCCATCATGAGCCTGTGCGTGATCTCCGTGGACCGCTACATCAAGGCCAGCTACCTGG ATGCCATTTCAAGCGCCAGGACCGAGCTGGCCTGATGCCTCGCGGTGTGGGCGCTCTCAGTCACCATCTCCATCGGCCCGCTGTTCGGCTGGAAGGAGCCGGCGCCCGAGGACGAGACGGTCTGCAAGATTACCGAGGAGCCGGCCTACGCCATCTTCTCGGCCATGGGCTCCTTCTACATCCCGCTAGTGGTCATCCTGGCTGCGTACTGCCGGTGTATGCCACAGGACTCCTGGTGCTGCGAGGGACGAAGATTTAGCGCCGCTGAGCACGCCGAAAGCATGAAAAAGCCA GCTGCGCTGGCCCACCGTGGCAACACGGCCGTGTCCGGAGACGCAGGCGCCTGGCAGCCGACACACATCGCCCCGCGGCTGCCTGCCCGCGAGTAGCGCGTAAGACGCTTGGGCATCGTAGTCGGCTGCTTCGTGCTCTGCTGGCTCCCATTCTTCCTCGTGCTTCCCATCA gttccATCTTCCCAGCGTACCGGCCGTCGGACACGGTGTTTAAGATCACCTTCTGGCTGGGCTACTTCAACAGCTGCATCAACCCGCTGATCTACCCATGCTCCAGCCAGGAGTTTAAGAAGGCCTTCCTGAGCCTGCTGGGGGCGGCCTGCATGAAGCGCCACGCTGGCCGCCCGCTGCCCCACGCCCACGGCCATGCCTCGCCGCTCGGCCGCCCGCACCACTCCACGCTCTCCCTGGCCGCCGACGGCCGCACCACGCCCCGCCTCAGCGCCACCTCCTCGCTGGCGCTGTCCCGTACACCGTCGTCCCGCGACGGAGCCGATTGGTCAGCGGCGTgcggagagggagggggagggcggTCCGGCGGGGGCACCGTTGGGGTGCGGGCAGCGGGGCTCTGCAGTAAGAGTCTGCTCAGGACATGCTGCTGCTtggggacgcacacacacacacacacacacacacaacggcccgaggccacacacacacctgccaatAATGCCCTGCCTGTCATCAAGATCCACAAGCTCTCTCTGTGCGAAAATGGAGATtctgtgtga